The following are encoded together in the Gasterosteus aculeatus chromosome 7, fGasAcu3.hap1.1, whole genome shotgun sequence genome:
- the LOC120814019 gene encoding contactin-1a-like encodes MICSILVIFILTSCVCAGSFVVNVTQSWYHAEENHNISLEWMFPTSTDPSPNGLYVSCEMLADKIRFTLFELHEGVEVPELQDKRFAGRVQWDKDVLREGRLRLHISRLQTSDSGLYWCQVDTSYGKNYKECHLNVTAVKDRPEPETTSDTSLRGDPRGRIGLYCALGLTAALLVPLLILSLHYQKY; translated from the exons atgatctgcagcatcctggtgatcttcatcctgacctcctgtgtctgtg cagggtcatttgtagtgaatgtgacacagagctggtatcatgcagaggagaaccacaacatctCTCTGGAATGGATGTTCCCCACCAGCACGGACCCCTCCCCCAACGGCCTTTATGTCTCCTGTGAGATGTTAGCTGATAAGATACGCTTTACCCTGTTTGAGCTACATGAAGGTGTTGAGGTCCCAGAGCTGCAGGATAAACGCTTTGCAGGACGagtccagtgggacaaagacgtcctcagagaaggacgactcagacttcacatctccagactccagactAGTGACTCGGGGCTGTACTGGTGTCAAGTGGACACAAGTTATGGGAAGAACTATAAGGAATGTCACCTCAATGTCACTG cagtgaaggatCGACCCGAACCTGAGACAACGAGTGACACCAGTCTGAGAGGAGATCCTCGGGGAAGGATCGGCCTCTACTGTGCACTGGGACTGACAGCAGCTCTACTGGTTCCTTTATTAATTTTATCTTTGCATTACCAAAAATATTAG
- the LOC120814647 gene encoding uncharacterized protein LOC120814647 isoform X7: MGLNSCGVRMLWKSLEGACKDLVDEMQKRTPNGPLVKQKMDQTFALRRKEVAESEPATMVRRWPALFTEDQVFMEFSRIVGKNLKTEFYESIDRHSPRLLELFGSKRGNVGQTNTTEPTECQRASYHPWGQPHRPLQSRL, encoded by the exons ATTCTTGTGGTGTGAGGATGCTGTGGAAGT CCCTGGAGGGTGCCTGTAAAGACTTGGTTGATGAAATGCAGAAGAGAACACCAAACGGACCTCTTGTGAAACAGAAGATGGATCAGACATTTGctctgagaagaaaagaggtaGCGGAGTCAGAACCTGCCACGATGGTGAGACGCTGGCCTGCCCTTTTCACCGAAGATCAA GTCTTCATGGAGTTCAGCAGGATTGTGGGCAAGAACCTCAAGACGGAATTCTATGAGAGCATCGACCGGCACAGTCCTCGTCTCCTCGAGTTATTTGGATCCAAGAGAGGGAATGTTGGACAGACCAAT ACTACAGAGCCAACTGAGTGTCAGAGGGCTTCCTATCATCCTTGGGGACAACCTCACAGACCTCTTCAAAGCAGGCTTT ga
- the LOC120814647 gene encoding uncharacterized protein LOC120814647 isoform X8, with amino-acid sequence MGLNSCGVRMLWKSLEGACKDLVDEMQKRTPNGPLVKQKMDQTFALRRKEVAESEPATMVFMEFSRIVGKNLKTEFYESIDRHSPRLLELFGSKRGNVGQTNTTEPTECQRASYHPWGQPHRPLQSRL; translated from the exons ATTCTTGTGGTGTGAGGATGCTGTGGAAGT CCCTGGAGGGTGCCTGTAAAGACTTGGTTGATGAAATGCAGAAGAGAACACCAAACGGACCTCTTGTGAAACAGAAGATGGATCAGACATTTGctctgagaagaaaagaggtaGCGGAGTCAGAACCTGCCACGATG GTCTTCATGGAGTTCAGCAGGATTGTGGGCAAGAACCTCAAGACGGAATTCTATGAGAGCATCGACCGGCACAGTCCTCGTCTCCTCGAGTTATTTGGATCCAAGAGAGGGAATGTTGGACAGACCAAT ACTACAGAGCCAACTGAGTGTCAGAGGGCTTCCTATCATCCTTGGGGACAACCTCACAGACCTCTTCAAAGCAGGCTTT ga